A single Biomphalaria glabrata chromosome 2, xgBioGlab47.1, whole genome shotgun sequence DNA region contains:
- the LOC106053200 gene encoding uncharacterized protein LOC106053200, whose translation MSLNINEDLKEFPCTFNLARGHKVTQERFRHVKNNVESVIDCSPEEQIRNTNILTWVMFNLGDKHKAVELNIEALKASEDRNITALGNNVFIMYNKGNKLKSLNTPFQKLLALLKDERFEQLKIEALAEQAYCYTRLGGEKNYKICIDLFKKCVDRCPHNYDWKFGLGLVYRRFTNFSSISQEQKEELIAESAQLLFEVARCGNDKLKGLAYAQLVVGYMTFPKQQDRVFKDYDLQSLCEEALKYGDQNPTVLTHVGRCLKDVDVDKAIDLLKKSLELRLNSIACHHLGLCYEKKFENKLLQRKPCPLDDSKHQKASSAADSKHQKESSAADSKHQKESSAADSKHQKESSAADSKHQKESSAADSKHQKESSAADSKHQKESSAADSKHQKESSAADSKHQKESSAADSKHQKESSAADSKHQKESSAADSKHQKDSSAADSKHQKESSAADSKHQKASSTEEDFLMAAERCYIKAIEISYDENIPAKLHLGDFYFRLEKFDKALAQYNQIIDSNQGSSYLLCLVNARDKAGKCLKTYNDPDSLNEAHDHFTKAIALAADLVSSNRESAESTSAIWESFKKMLDENEQMPQSRTKNKNKIKLLDLVQAHRDIVLLVVQSFRQDPETDDLDIVKSGLTSGLKSGQYEDALLILNLASTIAAITLNPLWSDPEMLEIRAETYLTTAWARLIKDSPDYIRTFQQMFQLRYGQCVGMVSEAEEETLTKKGDILIVNDETLDSEEGPDITTKLASNLLNIFQVIFGLKTSRNLDMSTDYSHMQGGLLQEMSNYSLVLLVVGENDSNDYNSMLQAVHKVEGPEILLVSLREKPHIALILQSKEVIHVARVLRNHIRFTETLPQSCQEPSSNDIINTLFQGDKEAIVRLFCCLAGKDFHKILQIFKSKNL comes from the exons ATGTCATTGAACATCAATGAAGACTTAAAGGAATTCCCGTGTACGTTCAACCTGGCCAGAGGGCATAAAGTAACACAAGAAAGATTCAGGCACGTCAAGAACAATGTCGAAAGTGTGATTGACTGCTCTCCGGAAGAACAAATCAGAAATACAAATATTCTTACGTGGGTCATGTTCAACTTAGGCGACAAACATAAAGCCGTGGAACTGAACATAGAGGCTCTGAAAGCTTCAGAAGATAGAAACATAACCGCTCTTGGCAATAACGTTTTTATTATGTATAATAAAGGTAACAAGCTGAAATCACTAAATACTCCCTTTCAAAAACTGTTAGCACTTTTAAAGGATGAGCGATTTGAACAACTGAAGATTGAGGCCTTAGCCGAGCAAGCTTACTGCTACACTAGATTGGGAGGAGAGAAAAATTACAAGATATGTATTGACTTATTCAAGAAATGTGTTGATCGCTGTCCTCATAATTATGACTGGAAGTTTGGATTGGGGTTGGTCTACAGGAGATTCACCAATTTCTCATCCATAAGCCAAGAGCAAAAGGAAGAACTGATCGCAGAGAGTGCTCAGCTGTTATTTGAAGTGGCAAGATGTGGGAATGATAAACTAAAAGGCCTGGCTTACGCCCAGTTAGTTGTTGGCTATATGACATTCCCAAAGCAACAGGATCGAGTTTTTAAAGACTATGATTTACAGAGTTTGTGTGAAGAAGCATTGAAGTACGGAGACCAGAACCCTACGGTATTGACACACGTTGGGAGATGCCTGAAAGATGTAGATGTTGACAAAGCAATCGATCTATTGAAAAAGTCTCTAGAACTAAGACTAAACAGCATTGCGTGCCACCATCTTGGACTTTGCTATGAGAAAAAGTTCGAGAACAAGCTCTTGCAACGAAAGCCTTGTCCATTGGATGACAGCAAGCATCAGAAAGCATCAAGTGCAGCTGACAGCAAGCATCAGAAAGAATCAAGTGCAGCTGACAGCAAGCATCAGAAAGAATCAAGTGCAGCTGACAGCAAGCATCAGAAAGAATCAAGTGCAGCTGACAGCAAGCATCAGAAAGAATCAAGTGCAGCTGACAGCAAGCATCAGAAAGAATCAAGTGCAGCTGACAGCAAGCATCAGAAAGAATCAAGTGCAGCTGACAGCAAGCATCAGAAAGAATCAAGTGCAGCTGACAGCAAGCATCAGAAAGAATCAAGTGCAGCTGACAGCAAGCATCAGAAAGAATCAAGTGCAGCTGACAGCAAGCATCAGAAAGAATCAAGTGCAGCTGACAGCAAGCATCAGAAAGATTCAAGCGCAGCTGACAGCAAGCATCAGAAAGAATCAAGCGCAGCTGACAGCAAGCATCAGAAAGCATCAAGCACTGAGGAGGACTTTTTAATGGCAGCTGAAAGATGTTATATCAAAGCTATTGAAATATCCTACGATGAAAACATACCAGCAAAACTGCACTTAGGAGATTTCTATTTCAGATTAGAAAAATTTGATAAAGCTTTGGCGCAATACAATCAGATCATCGATAGTAACCAAGGTTCTAGTTATCTCTTGTGTTTGGTTAACGCCCGCGATAAGGCCggaaaatgtttgaaaacataTAATGATCCAGATAGTTTAAACGAAGCCCATGATCATTTCACTAAGGCTATAGCACTTGCGGCAGACTTGGTTTCTAGCAATAGAGAGAGTGCTGAAAGTACTTCCGCGATCTGGGAATCGTTCAAGAAAATGTTGGATGAAAATGAACAGATGCCACAATCCCGCACCAAGAACAAGAACAAGATTAAGCTTCTTGATTTGGTCCAAGCGCATCGAGATATTGTGCTGCTAGTTGTTCAATCGTTTCGTCAAGATCCTGAAACCGATGATTTGGATATCGTGAAAAGTGGACTAACTAGCGGTTTAAAAAGTGGACAATACGAAGACGCTTTGCTGATACTTAACTTAGCAAGCACAATCGCCGCCATTACTCTAAACCCGTTGTGGTCTGACCCCGAAATGCTAGAAATAAGGGCAGAAACATACTTGACCACAGCTTGGGCTCGCTTAATTAAAGATAGCCCTGATTACATTAGAACCTTTCAACAGATGTTTCAGTTACGTTACGGTCAGTGCGTTGGTATGGTCAGTGAGGCCGAAGAAGAGACTCTAACTAAGAAAGGGGACATACTCATAGTAAACGACGAAACACTTGATTCTGAAGAGGGTCCAGACATTACAACGAAATTAGCCAGCAATTTACTGAACATCTTTCAGGTTATATTTGGACTTAAGACGTCTAGGAATTTAGAT ATGAGTACTGACTACAGTCATATGCAAGGAGGACTCTTACAAGAAATGAGCAACTACAGCCTGGTATTGTTAGTTGTTGGAGAAAATGACTCAAA TGACTACAACTCTATGCTCCAGGCAGTACATAAAGTAGAAGGCCCCGAGATCCTTCTAGTCAGCCTGAGAGAAAAACCGCACATAGCTCTAATCCTGCAGAGTAAAGAAGTTATACATGTTGCTCGTGTGCTGCGGAACCACATCAGGTTCACGGAGACGCTGCCACAGTCTTGTCAGGAGCCATCCTCAAACGACATCATCAACACATTGTTTCAAGGCGACAAGGAGGCGATAGTGAGGCTGTTTTGTTGTTTAGCTGGTAAAGATTTCCACAAAATTCTTCAGATTTTCAAGTCCAAAAATTTGTAA
- the LOC106051427 gene encoding putative sperm motility kinase W has translation MFNLNVPSGQQEMDYITNPKKWSTFLSSNGYQKITCIGHGSFGDVYAVSSLDSGVDLAVKRMVSRNNITEDNTWLAESQALLKLDHENIVQLKEILITPKMACLVLELAPYGNLELLTERLDKRFDISFVITAFQQTVSAVKCCHDNDIAHCDINPSNILVFSHHLVKLADFGLSFRCRDVKSGKEILCTDYLGHDSYIAPEVIKRQPFSAKPADVWSLGCLLFFMIAGKHPAKNTNSNELRACINEWMLAISTSDDSSKVSLSNLCHTDPELRPLISEVILMQPPRSEKSFRPRGSSISKTE, from the coding sequence ATGTTTAATCTTAATGTTCCCTCTGGTCAGCAAGAGATGGATTATATTACAAATCCTAAGAAGTGGTCCACTTTCTTGTCCAGCAATGGCTACCAAAAGATCACCTGTATAGGTCACGGCAGCTTTGGGGATGTGTATGCCGTGTCCAGCTTGGACAGTGGGGTTGACCTGGCCGTTAAACGCATGGTGAGTAGGAACAACATAACTGAAGACAATACTTGGCTGGCAGAAAGTCAGGCGCTTCTCAAGCTGGACCACGAGAATATCGTCCAACTCAAAGAAATTCTTATCACTCCGAAAATGGCCTGCTTGGTGTTAGAGCTGGCTCCGTACGGAAACTTAGAGCTGCTGACGGAAAGGCTAGATAAACGTTTTGACATCAGTTTTGTGATTACGGCGTTTCAACAAACCGTGTCGGCTGTCAAATGCTGCCATGACAATGACATAGCCCACTGCGACATCAACCCCAGCAACATTTTGGTATTTAGCCACCATCTTGTGAAGTTGGCAGACTTCGGGCTCAGCTTTCGTTGTCGTGACGTCAAGTCCGGAAAGGAAATCTTGTGCACAGACTACTTGGGTCACGATTCGTACATTGCACCGGAAGTGATAAAACGGCAACCATTTTCCGCCAAACCAGCAGACGTTTGGAGTCTGGGTTGTCTTCTTTTCTTTATGATCGCGGGCAAACACCCTGCCAAAAATACAAACAGTAATGAGTTACGGGCCTGCATCAACGAATGGATGCTTGCTATTTCCACAAGCGACGATTCGTCGAAAGTCAGCCTGTCTAATTTATGCCACACTGACCCTGAACTTCGACCTCTTATCTCAGAAGTTATACTTATGCAACCACCTCGCTCAGAGAAGTCATTTCGACCTCGTGGTAGCAGTATTAGCAAGACTGAATAA